The Halobacterium hubeiense genome contains the following window.
TCGGACGGTGAACTCCTCGATGATCTGCATCCGGGTGAGCCCGGGGTTGTTCACGACCTCGAAGACGACGATGGCGAGGATGGCTGCGGTGACGTCGTTGACGACGCCCTCGGTTTCGAGCGCGGCGGCGACGCGGTTGCGGACGGGCACGATGTCCAAGATTGGCGTGATGACCGTCGGGCCGGTGGCGACCAGCAGGCTGCCGACGAGGAACGCCATGTCCCAGTTCGCGCCGAGCAGGTAGCGCACCGACAGCGCGGTCCCCACCAGCGAGATTGCGGCGCCGACCGTCGTGAGTCGCAACACCGCCCCCGGGGCTTCCCGGAGCTTCGGGAGCTTCAGGTGGAACGCGCCCTCGAAGACGATGATAGCGACGGAGAGCCCGACGATGCTGGACAGCGTCTCCGCGCCGCCGAACGTCTCCAGGGTGACGACGCCCAGCACCTCCGGGCCGACGAGAATCCCCGCGATGACGAGGAACAGCACGCTCGGCACTTGGAGGCGGTCCGCGATGACCTGCGACGCCACTCCGAGGGCGATAATCGTGGCGACCAGTGGAATGAGTTCGGAGCTCACGGCAGCCCCTCCAGTACCGGCATCGTCCCGTGATTCGGCGCCGCTACCCTTAAAGCGCCCGGATGCCGGCAGCCGCCCCCGCGACTGCGGCGGAACCGGCGCTCGCGGCGGTCACTCCGCGTAGATGTCGCCGATCTCGTCTGCGAACGCGTCGAGGATGTTGCGGCGCTTCTTCTTCATCGTCGGCGTGAGCAGGTCGTTGTCCTCGGTGAACTCCGTGGGGACGAGGCGGAAGCGCTTGATCTGCTCGTAGTCCTCGAAGTTCTCGTTGACGGCGTCGACGGCCTGCTGGATGCGGGCTTCGACGCGGTCGTCCCGGCAGATGGCGGCCTTGTCGTCGGGGAGGTCGATGCCTTTGCCGTCGGCCCACTTGCGGAGCGCGTCGAAGTCGGGGACGATGACCGCGGAGACGAACTTCCGGTTGTCCCCGACGACCATCGCCTGCTCGACCACCGGGGTCGCGGCGAACGCGTCCTCGATGGGGCCGGGCGCGACGTTCTTCCCCGTGGAGAGCGTGAGAATCTGTTTCGCGCGTTCGAGGAACCGGACGTAGCCGTCGTCCCGAATCTCCACCACGTCGCCCGTGCGGAACCACTCCGCTCCATCTATTTCGGTGAACGCCTGCTCGGTGGCGTCGTCGAGCCCCCAGTAGCCGTCGAAGACCTGCGGGCCGCGCGCGAGCAGTTCACCGACGTCGCCGTCGCTGGCGTCGCGCTGCTCGGGGCTGGCGACGGTCTCGTCGACGCGAAGCTCGGTGTCCACGACCGCCGGGCCGATGGTGCCGGTTTTCGGCGCCTCCGGCGGGTTCACCGAGAGGACGGGGCTGGTCTCGGTGAGGCCGTACCCCTCCAGAATCGGGAGGCCCATGCCGTGGTAGAGCGCGCACAGCTCCGGCGACAGCGAGCCGCCGCCGGAGATGAAGAAGTCGATGTTCCCGCCGAGGGCGTCCCGCACCTGCTCGAAGACGAGCTTGTCCGCGACGGCGTGTTTCGCGCGCAGCGCCAGCCCGGGGTCGTCGGCCTCGTAGAACTCGCGGCCGACGCCGGTCGCCCACTCGAAGATGCGCTCCTTGGTGGGGGACTGGGCGGCTTCCTCGCGGACCGCCGCGAAAATCTTCTCGTAGACGCGCGGAACGCTGGTCCCCGACGTGGGCTCGCACAGCGCGAAGTCCTCGCGGAGCGTGTCCGGGGACTCCGCGTAGCAGACGTGGGCGCCCGACGCGAACAGCAGGAAGTGGCCGGCGAGGCGTTCGAGGACGTGCGCCAGCGGGAGGAACGAGACGACGCGGGTCTCGGCGGTGATGGCGGGGTAGTCGGCCTTGTCGGGTCGCGGGCCGAACCGCT
Protein-coding sequences here:
- a CDS encoding AMP-dependent synthetase/ligase, encoding MDFREAERDYEDEVTGQTTLARTFEDAAKRHADRPAQGYKGGVHDRTLTPDVLPPAPDGDFENVTYGEMRDVVRNLAAGFRDLGVESGKRVGIFAHTRMEWAQCDFGILAAGGAVTTVYSSSSSRQVKHLLGDSGAVGVVVEGETELERVREVEDDLDVEFVVTMDHVADDDAIPLSEVYERGKEVFDRDAYESWIDDTDYDDLASLIYTSGTTGQPKGVALTHENFRENVNQCRKRFGPRPDKADYPAITAETRVVSFLPLAHVLERLAGHFLLFASGAHVCYAESPDTLREDFALCEPTSGTSVPRVYEKIFAAVREEAAQSPTKERIFEWATGVGREFYEADDPGLALRAKHAVADKLVFEQVRDALGGNIDFFISGGGSLSPELCALYHGMGLPILEGYGLTETSPVLSVNPPEAPKTGTIGPAVVDTELRVDETVASPEQRDASDGDVGELLARGPQVFDGYWGLDDATEQAFTEIDGAEWFRTGDVVEIRDDGYVRFLERAKQILTLSTGKNVAPGPIEDAFAATPVVEQAMVVGDNRKFVSAVIVPDFDALRKWADGKGIDLPDDKAAICRDDRVEARIQQAVDAVNENFEDYEQIKRFRLVPTEFTEDNDLLTPTMKKKRRNILDAFADEIGDIYAE